A region from the Sulfitobacter mediterraneus genome encodes:
- a CDS encoding nucleotidyltransferase family protein: MTPLSSIAMSAYTDLVRLLKDDALSGVEGKPTLKERGDKAYWYAARRVGTEMQFIYIGEDSDETRVRIDRIEELRATAKERQAERSRLVRLLRAEGMTPTDRATGSILSAMAAAGTFRLGGTIVGTNAFRLYEGELGVRLPLGGMANTGDIDIAQFEKLSVALQDQVDPGLAETFSALKFDPLPALDQGRTWRWAQGGSGQLVEFLTPAFGDETIRELPALGVNAQGLNYLNFLIAEPIHAAAIYRSGILVQVPRPERYAIHKLIIADRRRDGAGSLKSAKDREQAAFLIEAMAEDRPDDLARAYATALEVGPRWREHMGSSLKRMPGTKAILENLGA, translated from the coding sequence ATGACACCACTCAGCAGCATCGCGATGAGCGCTTATACCGATCTGGTGCGTCTCCTGAAGGACGACGCATTGTCCGGTGTCGAAGGTAAGCCTACACTTAAGGAGCGCGGCGACAAGGCCTATTGGTACGCCGCGCGACGCGTCGGAACCGAAATGCAGTTCATCTATATCGGCGAGGACAGCGACGAGACGCGCGTGCGCATCGACCGGATTGAAGAGCTGCGCGCGACCGCCAAGGAGCGGCAGGCAGAGCGGTCGCGGCTCGTTCGACTTCTGCGGGCCGAAGGCATGACGCCCACCGACCGGGCGACCGGTTCAATCTTGTCAGCCATGGCCGCAGCGGGGACATTCCGGTTGGGTGGCACCATCGTTGGGACGAACGCGTTCCGGCTCTATGAAGGCGAGCTTGGCGTTCGCCTTCCCCTCGGGGGCATGGCCAATACCGGCGACATCGACATCGCCCAGTTCGAAAAACTGAGCGTGGCGTTGCAGGATCAGGTTGACCCGGGTCTGGCCGAGACCTTTTCTGCCCTAAAGTTTGATCCCCTGCCTGCCCTCGACCAGGGCCGGACCTGGCGATGGGCTCAGGGCGGCAGTGGCCAGCTCGTCGAGTTCCTCACACCGGCCTTCGGAGATGAGACCATTCGAGAGCTCCCCGCATTGGGCGTGAACGCCCAAGGATTGAACTATCTCAACTTCCTGATCGCCGAGCCGATCCATGCGGCGGCGATCTATCGTTCTGGCATTCTCGTACAAGTCCCGCGCCCGGAACGTTATGCAATCCACAAACTGATCATTGCCGATCGGCGGCGGGACGGAGCAGGGAGCCTCAAATCAGCGAAGGACCGGGAGCAGGCGGCGTTCCTGATTGAGGCGATGGCCGAGGACCGGCCCGATGACCTGGCCCGCGCCTATGCCACCGCCCTGGAGGTCGGACCACGTTGGCGGGAGCATATGGGGAGCTCGCTGAAGCGGATGCCGGGCACCAAGGCAATCCTTGAGAACTTGGGCGCGTAA
- a CDS encoding Calx-beta domain-containing protein translates to MTVISVVGGASFEGVGSNRGTTEFIVSLDTPSVQNVSVSFRTENSGIAISGVDYFSNSGVLVFAPGETSKPITVTHEGDSEDEAAENYTLELFDPINGELEGNAIVLSATGVIQDDENIANNRALFVSDPKILETDAGGQIARFELRLSEASGSSISLNYSTEDGTALAGSDYTTQSGVVTFAAGQTTQFIDVAIIADSQAEQTEAFSLVVTPNAQIFGGTQDTTGIATIIDDDGGALPIINISGGAAREGFGSYRGTIDFIVTLSEASINDVTVLLEIRNDGSAEETLDYFGGTGSLTFSPGETQKIITITHEGDSRTEGDENYTLVLHSPENGLLAGGGPELTVAGTILDDEQGANVALFVSDPVIVETDGDAQQAIFTVRLSRPAQSDITLNYETRDGTAIGGSDYVAATGAVTFLAGQTLASISIDIIGDQDAESTEQFSLVFEPTGLISNGVLDAAGRATILDDDTSTSLPIISLLGGENREGFGSNRGTTDFTLILSEPSLNNVTVNFHTLMDGSAREAYDFFGGTGTVTFAPGETRKTITITHEGDSADEFDENYTLALTSPTNAVLSGEGPILTATGIVLDDEGGNDRSLFVSDPEIFETDSGTRLAVFKLELSAPSDTDISLPFTTVDGTALAGEDYQAVDGTVQFKAGHTLASISVPVFGDIDIEGTEVFSLVVTPNGYINNGTEDSSGIATIFDNDSISSLPIISVQGGGDREGFGSNRGSTDFLVTLSEPSLQTVEVGFRTLTNGIAQEGFDFFGGEGSLTFAPGETKKFITITHEGDNVDDADENYTLELHSPTNAVLTGDVDTIRATAVIFDDEGGQNLALFVSDPQIHETDVGGQQAVFELTLSRPATNDISLNFLTADGSARAGEDYTSKSGVVTFLAGQTFASIAVDILADDSPERPENFSLVVTPNGFIQNGTEDSTGLATILDDDSSSVLPILSISGAENREGSGSNRGVADFVVSLSHPSDQTITVDVGTQTDGSATAGVDFFSSLQTVTFAPGETQKTVSITHNGDNGDESDENYSVILSNPTGAVLSGEEPDLAATGIILDDESSANDLALFVSDPQIFEGDNGQKNAVFEVQLSTPSVTDITLSYTTADGTAVAGSDYQATSGTITFMAGQTVTAVHVPVFGDLDVEIAETFTLSIMPNGFIQNGTEDSTGTATIRNDDVALDPPVNATGDGGNNELNGLGNDDILNGLGGDDLLRGNGGDDTLDGGDGFDTAAFGGERKGYSITIGADNITVTDRRPNEDGTDVLDGIEQIAFGDQDWNLAQFSNVANLSEEAFRSFVEVYIAYFNRAPDAEGLFFWGTTFSNGLSLEQISEFFFIQPETQATYPDPSDTAFFVRSVYGNVLGREIDQAGFDFWTGVLSSGAVSEAQFLLEIIRGAKAPTAPGSDPAFIAQKAADVAYLTHKTDVGIYFSAILGMSDVDNARATFADFDGSAATTLAARDKADQFFVEALDADTGEFLLNLVGVVDTPDWNDLA, encoded by the coding sequence GTGACGGTAATTTCAGTCGTGGGTGGTGCATCATTTGAAGGTGTCGGATCAAATCGGGGAACGACAGAGTTTATCGTCTCGCTGGATACGCCTTCAGTACAGAATGTTTCGGTTTCATTTAGAACGGAGAACAGCGGGATTGCCATTTCAGGCGTGGACTATTTCTCCAACTCAGGGGTTTTGGTATTTGCCCCTGGTGAAACGTCCAAACCTATCACTGTCACCCATGAAGGCGATTCCGAAGACGAGGCGGCCGAAAACTATACGCTCGAACTCTTCGACCCGATCAATGGTGAGCTGGAGGGCAATGCAATCGTCCTCTCCGCTACGGGTGTGATCCAAGATGATGAGAACATTGCCAACAATCGGGCCTTGTTCGTATCTGATCCAAAAATTCTTGAAACAGATGCAGGCGGCCAGATTGCGCGGTTCGAACTGCGATTGAGCGAAGCAAGCGGATCTTCAATTTCTCTGAACTACAGCACGGAGGACGGCACCGCATTGGCTGGGTCGGATTACACCACACAGTCTGGCGTTGTCACCTTTGCTGCCGGACAAACAACACAGTTCATTGATGTCGCAATCATCGCAGATAGCCAGGCCGAACAAACAGAAGCCTTTTCTCTGGTCGTCACGCCGAATGCTCAGATTTTTGGTGGCACGCAGGACACGACTGGCATCGCAACCATTATAGATGATGATGGAGGCGCGTTGCCAATTATCAACATCAGTGGTGGCGCGGCCAGGGAAGGCTTTGGATCATACCGGGGCACCATTGATTTTATTGTCACGCTGTCGGAAGCATCGATCAATGACGTGACCGTGCTGCTAGAGATCCGAAATGATGGTTCTGCGGAAGAAACGCTGGATTATTTTGGCGGAACCGGCAGCCTTACCTTCTCGCCCGGTGAAACGCAAAAAATCATCACGATTACCCATGAGGGGGATTCGCGAACCGAGGGGGATGAAAACTACACCCTCGTCCTTCACAGCCCGGAAAACGGATTGCTGGCTGGCGGAGGACCGGAACTCACCGTGGCAGGGACTATTCTGGATGATGAACAGGGGGCAAATGTCGCGTTGTTCGTTTCTGATCCGGTGATTGTGGAAACAGACGGTGACGCCCAGCAAGCCATTTTCACGGTACGGCTTTCCCGTCCGGCTCAATCAGATATCACGCTAAATTATGAAACACGCGATGGCACTGCGATTGGCGGCTCAGACTACGTTGCGGCAACAGGTGCGGTCACCTTTCTTGCGGGTCAAACACTGGCCAGTATTTCCATTGATATCATTGGCGATCAAGACGCCGAAAGCACAGAGCAATTTTCCCTGGTTTTTGAACCGACAGGATTGATTTCCAATGGAGTTCTGGATGCAGCAGGCCGTGCTACGATTTTGGACGATGATACGAGCACGTCCCTACCTATCATCAGCTTGCTGGGAGGAGAAAATCGCGAAGGGTTCGGATCAAACCGTGGAACAACCGATTTTACCCTCATCCTGTCCGAACCGTCTTTGAATAATGTGACGGTCAACTTTCACACTCTCATGGATGGATCAGCCCGTGAGGCTTATGATTTTTTTGGCGGAACTGGGACAGTCACATTCGCCCCCGGCGAGACACGCAAAACCATCACGATTACCCATGAAGGCGATTCCGCAGATGAATTTGATGAAAACTATACCCTTGCCTTAACTTCACCGACCAATGCTGTTCTGTCAGGCGAAGGTCCGATTTTGACCGCAACCGGCATCGTTTTGGATGATGAAGGCGGGAATGATCGTTCGCTATTTGTATCGGATCCCGAAATCTTCGAAACGGACAGCGGCACCCGGCTGGCGGTGTTCAAACTGGAACTATCAGCCCCTTCAGACACAGACATCTCCCTTCCCTTTACCACGGTGGACGGTACTGCGCTGGCGGGCGAGGATTATCAGGCTGTCGACGGTACAGTTCAGTTTAAGGCTGGTCACACGCTGGCAAGCATCTCTGTCCCGGTATTTGGTGATATCGATATTGAAGGCACCGAAGTCTTCTCTCTGGTGGTCACACCCAATGGCTACATCAACAATGGCACAGAGGATTCCTCAGGGATCGCGACAATCTTTGACAACGATTCAATCTCCTCTTTGCCGATCATTTCTGTCCAGGGCGGGGGCGATAGAGAAGGCTTTGGGTCCAACAGGGGATCAACCGACTTCTTGGTCACTTTGTCGGAGCCTTCCTTGCAAACAGTTGAGGTCGGCTTTCGGACCCTGACCAATGGCATTGCCCAGGAAGGGTTCGACTTTTTTGGTGGAGAGGGCAGTCTCACCTTTGCCCCCGGCGAGACAAAAAAGTTCATCACAATCACCCATGAAGGTGACAATGTGGATGATGCTGATGAAAACTACACACTGGAACTCCACAGTCCCACAAATGCTGTGCTGACCGGTGACGTTGATACAATTCGGGCGACAGCTGTCATTTTTGACGATGAAGGCGGGCAGAATCTGGCATTGTTCGTCTCCGACCCCCAAATCCATGAGACCGATGTAGGCGGTCAACAGGCGGTTTTTGAACTCACCCTCTCGCGACCTGCAACCAACGACATAAGTCTGAATTTTCTGACTGCCGATGGCTCTGCGCGTGCGGGTGAGGATTACACTTCAAAGTCCGGTGTCGTGACCTTCCTTGCTGGTCAGACCTTCGCAAGCATTGCTGTTGATATCCTGGCAGACGACAGCCCCGAACGTCCAGAAAACTTCTCGCTTGTGGTTACGCCCAACGGCTTCATTCAGAATGGAACAGAGGACTCCACCGGGCTGGCGACAATCCTTGATGATGATTCGTCATCGGTTCTGCCCATCCTTTCCATCTCTGGGGCTGAAAACCGAGAAGGGTCCGGGTCAAACAGAGGGGTCGCCGATTTTGTCGTATCCCTTTCTCATCCATCAGATCAAACCATCACAGTAGATGTCGGAACGCAGACGGATGGCTCTGCAACGGCGGGAGTTGATTTCTTTTCATCATTACAAACCGTTACATTTGCCCCAGGGGAAACCCAGAAAACAGTATCCATCACACACAATGGAGACAACGGCGATGAATCCGATGAGAACTATTCCGTAATCCTGAGCAACCCGACGGGGGCAGTGCTTTCTGGTGAGGAGCCTGACCTTGCTGCCACGGGCATCATTCTTGATGATGAAAGCAGCGCGAACGATCTTGCACTGTTTGTCTCGGACCCTCAGATCTTCGAAGGTGACAACGGCCAGAAAAATGCGGTCTTCGAGGTTCAGCTGTCAACGCCATCCGTTACCGATATCACTCTGAGCTATACAACAGCCGATGGCACTGCCGTTGCGGGCAGTGATTATCAAGCCACCTCAGGAACAATTACGTTTATGGCCGGTCAGACCGTAACCGCAGTACATGTGCCTGTGTTTGGCGATCTTGATGTAGAAATTGCAGAGACCTTTACCCTTTCCATAATGCCGAACGGTTTCATCCAAAACGGAACAGAAGATTCAACAGGCACGGCGACCATCAGGAACGATGACGTCGCGCTAGATCCGCCGGTCAACGCGACAGGTGACGGTGGAAATAACGAATTGAACGGCCTAGGCAACGACGACATCTTGAATGGATTGGGAGGCGACGACCTGCTACGCGGCAACGGTGGCGATGACACACTTGACGGTGGAGACGGCTTTGACACCGCGGCGTTTGGTGGAGAGAGAAAAGGTTATTCCATCACAATTGGCGCGGACAATATCACCGTCACGGACCGCCGGCCAAATGAAGACGGCACTGATGTTCTAGATGGAATTGAACAAATCGCATTTGGAGATCAGGATTGGAACCTCGCTCAATTTTCCAATGTGGCCAACCTGAGTGAAGAGGCCTTTCGCAGCTTCGTTGAGGTCTATATCGCCTATTTCAACCGCGCACCTGATGCAGAAGGGTTGTTTTTTTGGGGGACGACTTTCAGCAACGGACTTTCGCTGGAACAGATCTCGGAATTTTTCTTTATCCAGCCTGAAACCCAAGCAACCTATCCTGATCCATCTGACACCGCCTTTTTTGTCAGGAGTGTTTACGGCAACGTGCTTGGCAGAGAGATCGATCAGGCCGGCTTTGACTTTTGGACAGGTGTTTTGAGTTCGGGCGCGGTGTCCGAAGCTCAGTTCCTGCTTGAGATAATTCGTGGTGCCAAGGCACCTACGGCTCCTGGTTCAGATCCGGCGTTCATCGCACAAAAAGCTGCGGATGTTGCCTATCTCACCCATAAGACAGATGTTGGGATTTACTTCTCAGCGATACTTGGGATGAGCGATGTCGACAATGCACGGGCAACCTTCGCTGACTTTGATGGATCCGCGGCAACAACGCTCGCGGCCCGCGACAAAGCCGATCAGTTTTTTGTCGAGGCACTGGACGCCGACACGGGTGAATTCCTGCTGAATCTGGTTGGTGTTGTCGACACACCGGATTGGAATGACCTGGCTTAG
- a CDS encoding M42 family metallopeptidase, whose protein sequence is MNLGLLKSLCETHGVPGREHRVRALIERETQGLFDTVETDSMGSLLCCRQADAPDAPRIMLLSHMDEIGFLVSHICENGFVYVQPVGSFDPRHLFSCRVIVCTEAGDLPGVMTAGVKPVHISTDEERKNIPPLEDFYIDTGLGQKARDVIQIGDFVVMEGPFVQMGDKIVSKALDNRIACWLAIEAMRRIGEGGRGAEIHVAFTCQEEVGMRGARTAAHAVRPDIGLGIDVTLACDTPGTPPHMAHCKLGQGFGLLVRDGSFIADRELVSDIGSLAQAHQIAMQRTMQLAGGQDASAAQQAAAGARAVGITVGTRYIHTAGEMAATIDLVAALDVVVAYLESFSV, encoded by the coding sequence CTGAACCTCGGCCTACTCAAATCGCTTTGCGAGACTCACGGCGTGCCAGGGCGTGAACACCGTGTAAGGGCATTGATTGAAAGGGAAACCCAAGGCCTGTTCGACACCGTCGAAACGGATTCTATGGGCTCACTTCTTTGTTGCCGCCAAGCCGATGCCCCGGACGCTCCACGCATTATGCTATTAAGCCACATGGATGAAATTGGCTTTCTGGTCAGCCACATCTGCGAGAACGGATTTGTTTATGTTCAACCCGTCGGTAGCTTTGATCCGCGCCACTTGTTTTCTTGTCGGGTGATTGTTTGTACCGAGGCAGGAGACCTGCCCGGCGTAATGACGGCCGGGGTCAAGCCTGTTCACATTTCAACAGATGAAGAACGCAAGAATATCCCCCCGCTCGAAGATTTCTATATCGATACCGGCTTGGGACAGAAGGCGCGGGATGTCATCCAAATCGGTGATTTTGTCGTCATGGAAGGACCTTTTGTGCAAATGGGTGACAAGATCGTGTCAAAGGCGCTCGACAACCGGATCGCGTGCTGGTTGGCGATCGAGGCAATGCGGCGTATAGGCGAAGGCGGCCGAGGCGCAGAAATTCATGTCGCCTTCACCTGTCAAGAAGAAGTGGGGATGCGCGGTGCGCGGACCGCGGCACATGCAGTGCGTCCAGATATTGGCCTTGGCATCGATGTGACGTTAGCCTGCGATACACCTGGAACTCCGCCTCACATGGCTCATTGCAAGCTGGGGCAGGGGTTCGGCTTACTTGTGCGGGACGGTAGCTTTATTGCCGATCGGGAGTTGGTCTCAGATATCGGTTCGTTGGCCCAAGCGCATCAGATTGCCATGCAACGGACGATGCAGCTGGCCGGAGGTCAGGACGCCTCAGCTGCCCAGCAAGCGGCAGCCGGTGCACGCGCAGTTGGGATCACGGTTGGAACTCGGTACATTCACACTGCTGGAGAAATGGCTGCGACAATCGATCTGGTGGCTGCACTTGATGTTGTTGTAGCCTATTTGGAAAGCTTCTCAGTTTGA
- a CDS encoding C45 family autoproteolytic acyltransferase/hydolase: protein MMEIVDCHGPPSKRGIAHGETLRSDISDALARWEQATMAALKERAPHSFVDYCETFLNETDLIDRARNDTPNLYQELAGIAEGSDQPFALIAAYNLMDEQWWYDTRGTAPPPGCSLIALHDVKGFALMQNMDLPEHMDGAQVVLRLSGPDIPQTLVLSAAGLIGLTGANIAGVAVGVNTLLMLRHSIAGLPVAFALRNALAAENRAEAVDRLVTAQHASGQHYAIVSRSGISAVECSAAVNDILPVDQASVYLHTNHPFINQDFDDLAVARLENAGFNRSSHRRFDWLTKHQGQLSNLEDAKARFDDANAPICMRAHTHGGSATFATVLYEMTDTLRIKMRMARAGDYPWQVVDF from the coding sequence ATGATGGAGATTGTCGATTGCCATGGCCCACCAAGCAAGCGTGGTATTGCCCATGGCGAAACGCTTCGGTCTGACATTTCAGACGCCTTGGCACGCTGGGAACAGGCAACGATGGCCGCTCTGAAAGAGCGCGCACCGCACTCCTTTGTCGATTATTGTGAAACCTTTCTCAATGAAACAGATCTGATCGATCGCGCAAGGAACGATACGCCAAACCTCTACCAGGAATTGGCGGGCATCGCGGAGGGTTCGGATCAACCTTTTGCCCTCATCGCCGCTTACAATTTGATGGACGAACAATGGTGGTACGACACGAGGGGTACGGCTCCACCACCGGGATGCAGTTTGATTGCTCTGCATGACGTTAAAGGTTTTGCCTTGATGCAAAACATGGACCTGCCTGAGCATATGGATGGCGCCCAAGTCGTCCTGCGATTGAGCGGCCCGGACATCCCTCAGACCCTTGTGTTAAGTGCCGCAGGACTGATTGGTCTGACCGGAGCCAATATTGCCGGTGTCGCGGTGGGCGTGAACACTCTGCTAATGCTGCGCCATTCGATAGCTGGCCTGCCCGTTGCATTTGCTTTGCGTAATGCCCTTGCGGCCGAGAACCGGGCCGAAGCCGTTGACCGGCTTGTAACTGCACAGCACGCGAGCGGTCAGCACTACGCAATCGTTTCGAGATCGGGTATTTCTGCAGTCGAATGCAGTGCTGCTGTCAACGACATACTGCCCGTCGATCAGGCGTCCGTTTATTTGCACACCAATCATCCTTTCATCAATCAGGACTTTGATGATCTGGCTGTAGCGCGGTTGGAAAACGCGGGGTTCAACCGCAGTTCTCACCGGCGGTTTGACTGGCTTACCAAACATCAGGGCCAGCTCTCCAATTTGGAGGACGCAAAGGCACGTTTTGACGATGCGAATGCGCCGATATGCATGCGGGCACACACGCATGGTGGTTCAGCGACCTTCGCAACTGTTCTCTATGAAATGACGGATACCCTCCGCATAAAGATGCGTATGGCCCGTGCGGGAGATTACCCGTGGCAAGTGGTGGATTTCTAA
- a CDS encoding P1 family peptidase, producing MTIKPRARDIGLIFAGDPGTNNAITDVPGLTVGTSTVVEAAQPGIHKGLCTGVTAIIPRGESGAIEPVWAGLSSFNGNGELTGGHHINDLGWFLGPVMITNSHSVGIVHHATVGWMIDRYKDVFKSDHMWCLPVVGETYDGVLNDINARGVTEAHAIGALNAAVTGPVPEGNTGGGTGMIAYEFKGGTGTASRQLDIAGQGYTLGVLVQANHGSRDDLQVSGFPVGQQMRDNLVHPRETGSIIVVIATDAPLLPHQLNRVARRGAIGIGRNGTSGGHSSGDIFLAFSTANPQSNPWHAPDVMDLRALKDTHLDAIYQATVQAIEEAVLNAMIAADSCTAVKPQGQLVAAIDHDHLCRLLATGPAF from the coding sequence ATGACGATTAAACCTCGCGCCCGCGATATTGGGCTCATATTCGCAGGAGATCCGGGTACGAACAACGCGATCACTGATGTGCCCGGCCTGACGGTCGGCACTTCGACAGTCGTTGAAGCCGCGCAACCGGGCATACACAAAGGTCTATGCACTGGCGTCACGGCCATCATACCGCGCGGAGAAAGCGGGGCAATTGAACCTGTTTGGGCTGGGCTGAGTTCTTTCAACGGCAACGGTGAATTGACCGGCGGTCATCACATTAACGATCTCGGTTGGTTTCTCGGCCCGGTGATGATCACCAACTCGCACAGCGTCGGCATCGTGCATCACGCGACTGTGGGCTGGATGATCGATCGATACAAAGATGTATTTAAAAGCGATCACATGTGGTGCCTGCCGGTTGTGGGCGAAACCTATGATGGAGTGCTAAACGACATTAATGCCCGCGGTGTGACGGAAGCTCATGCGATAGGAGCGTTGAACGCTGCGGTCACTGGTCCGGTGCCCGAAGGCAATACCGGCGGCGGGACAGGTATGATTGCCTATGAATTCAAAGGAGGCACCGGCACGGCATCCCGTCAGCTCGATATCGCAGGGCAGGGATACACACTTGGTGTGCTTGTTCAGGCTAACCACGGCAGCCGCGATGACCTTCAAGTGTCCGGCTTTCCTGTCGGGCAGCAGATGCGAGACAATCTTGTCCATCCGCGGGAGACCGGATCGATTATCGTAGTGATTGCTACCGACGCACCTCTGTTGCCACATCAGCTGAACAGAGTTGCCCGTCGTGGCGCCATCGGAATTGGCCGGAATGGCACCAGTGGCGGGCACAGCTCTGGCGACATCTTTCTTGCATTCAGCACGGCCAATCCCCAGAGCAATCCGTGGCATGCGCCTGACGTCATGGATTTGCGCGCGCTGAAAGACACACATCTCGATGCAATTTATCAGGCGACAGTACAGGCGATCGAAGAAGCGGTCTTGAACGCAATGATCGCCGCAGACAGTTGCACCGCTGTCAAACCGCAGGGCCAATTGGTTGCGGCCATTGATCACGACCACCTGTGCAGATTGCTGGCCACAGGGCCGGCTTTTTAG
- a CDS encoding MurR/RpiR family transcriptional regulator, with the protein MTNIPPPSEGSALSRIAAARNLSKAESQIAVWIERNFENVVFETAADLAEGAGVSEMTVSRFVRRLGYKNFKAFKTAIYLEFRDAHGAETLKRRRRVAIPESSDDGLGALLQSELDAIVEVYRMAQTDTWRSALDAVHMAGRVRVIGFQAVSGMAADFATRLKYARAGVGFADGRSGNWSELFLENADDSCVIMIETVPYAHEAVKVAEACVQRNVPLIVITDRYSAWPRQYTPHVLAVPTDTGAFLDSTAGISALLGIFLNGIAIKLGDATQDRIAEMHRLAQHFDPFTYEPGTPLRSPNDPLSTKAKA; encoded by the coding sequence ATGACAAACATTCCCCCACCCTCCGAAGGATCTGCTCTGAGCCGGATCGCTGCAGCCCGGAACCTGTCCAAAGCCGAAAGCCAAATCGCTGTATGGATTGAACGCAATTTTGAGAACGTTGTTTTCGAGACGGCCGCCGATCTGGCCGAAGGTGCAGGCGTGAGTGAGATGACCGTGAGTCGCTTTGTTCGGCGCCTAGGCTACAAAAACTTCAAAGCCTTCAAGACCGCCATATATTTGGAATTCCGCGACGCCCATGGCGCTGAAACGCTCAAGCGGCGACGGCGGGTCGCCATCCCCGAAAGCAGTGATGATGGGCTGGGCGCGCTACTGCAAAGCGAACTCGATGCCATCGTCGAGGTCTACCGCATGGCTCAAACCGATACCTGGCGATCCGCGCTCGATGCGGTGCATATGGCCGGCCGAGTGCGGGTTATTGGTTTTCAAGCCGTGAGCGGTATGGCCGCCGATTTCGCCACCCGATTGAAATATGCCCGCGCTGGTGTGGGATTTGCCGACGGGCGTAGCGGCAATTGGTCAGAGCTTTTCCTCGAAAATGCAGACGACAGCTGCGTGATCATGATCGAAACCGTCCCTTATGCTCATGAGGCTGTGAAGGTGGCGGAGGCCTGCGTGCAGCGCAACGTTCCGCTGATCGTGATCACCGACCGTTACAGCGCTTGGCCACGTCAATACACGCCACATGTGTTGGCTGTGCCGACTGATACGGGGGCGTTCCTCGACAGCACGGCAGGCATCTCAGCGCTTCTGGGCATTTTTTTGAATGGGATCGCCATCAAGTTGGGCGATGCGACGCAGGACAGGATCGCAGAAATGCACCGGCTTGCGCAACATTTCGATCCTTTCACGTATGAACCGGGCACCCCATTGCGGTCTCCGAACGATCCACTTTCTACAAAGGCCAAGGCATGA